The Luteitalea sp. nucleotide sequence CGGGCGCCATCTACGCAGGCTTTGCGATGGTGCTGACGCTGATGATTCCCTTGCGGCGCATTTACGGCTTCGAGGACTTCGTCACCATTCGGCACCTCGACAACATGGCGAAGGTCATGTTGGCCACCGGGCTGATCGTGTTCTACGGCTATCAGATGGAGGCGTTCTTCGCTTGGTACAGCGCCAACCCGTACGAGTGGTTCATGATGACGAACCGGTGGACGGGTCCCTATGCATACCTGTACTGGACGCTGATCTTCTGCAACGGCGTGGCGCCGCAGGCGCTGTGGTTCAAGAGGTTTCGCACGAAGCCGCTTCGGCTGTTCGGCATTTGTATGTTCGTCAACGTCGGCATGTGGCTCGAGCGCTTCATCATCGTGCCGACCAGCCTCAGTCGAGACTTCCTGCCCTCCTCGTGGGGCATGTATCACGGCACGGTGTGGGACTGGATGATCTTTGTCGGCACGATGGGCTTGTTCCTGACCTGCTTCTATCTGTTCATTCGCGTGCTGCCGATGCTGTCCATCTTCGAGATGCGCACGCTGTCGCCGGCGGCGACGCCGAAAGAGGAGTCCAGCCATGTCTGAGGACGCCACGCGCGCGGCGGAGACGGGGGCGTCACTCTACGGCCTGATCGCGGAGTTCGAGACGGTCGACAAGCTGCTGGCGGCCGCACGGCGCGTGCACACGGAGGGCTTCCGCAAGATCGACGCCTACACGCCTGCGCCGGTCCATGGGCTGGCCGAGGCGATGGGCTACAACGATCGACGGCTCTCGCCGCTCACGTTGGCCGGCGGAGTCGCCGGCATGCTGGCCGGCTTCATGCTGTGTTACTGGACGTCGGTCATCGATTACCCGATCAACACCGGCGGGCGGCCGCTCAACAGTTGGCCTGCGTTCATCGTGCCGACGTTCGAGACGACAATCCTGTTTGCCGCACTGAGCTGCTTCGTTGGCCTGATCGTGCTCTGCGGATTTCCGCAGCCGTACCATCCGGTCTTCAACGTGCCGGCGGTGCGGGAGCGCGCCACGAGCAGCGGCATGTTTCTGGCGATCGAGGCGGAGGATCCACGATTCGATCGCACGGCCACGCGGCAGTTGCTCGAGACCGCAGGTGCGAAGGACGTGTATGAAGTCGAGGCGTGATCTGTGTCTACCTGTGTCCATCTACGGATCAACCCATTTGTGCTCATGCGTCGACGACTGTTGATGGGCGCCGTGCTCGTCGCTGTGGTCGTGGGCGGCGTGGCCTGTCGACAGGATATGCACGACACGCCGCGCTTCGAGCCACTCGAGGAGAGCGACTTCTTCTCGGACAAGCGCTCGGCGCGCCCCCTGCCGGAGGGGACCGTCGCGCGCGGCGAGCTGCGGGCCGACGAGGCCTTTTACACCGGAAAGGTGAACAATCAACCAGTGGCCGAGCTGCCCATGCCTCTGACGCGCGACCTCGTGGAACGCGGGCGCGAGCGCTTCGATATCTATTGCTCGCCGTGCCACGGGCACACAGGTGAGGGACAAGGGATGGTCGTCAGGCGCGGCTTCAAGGAGGCGGCATCGTTTCACGACCCGCGGTTGCGCGGCATGCCCGTGGGCTACTTCGTGGATGTGATGACCAATGGGTTCGGCCAGATGCCGGACTACAGAACGCAGGTCACCCCGCGCGATCGTTGGGCGATTGCCGCGTATATCCGCGCGCTGCAGTTGAGCCGCAGCGCCACCGCCGATGACGTGCCCGCCGAAGAGCGGCAAAAGCTGGAGACCGGCCAGGCCCCCGATGCTTCCAGCTCGTCGCACCAGGCGGAGGAGGAACCGACCTCCCATGAGTGAGATTCGCCCGGAGTCGTTCCAGGTTCCACCCGGCGTCGACCGCATCCAGCGCGCGGCACTCGGGCTCGGCGTCGTCGGCCTGTTGCTGACGATCGTTGGTGCGTTCGTCGACACGGAGCAGTTCTACCGTTCGTATCTGCTCGGCTATATCTTCACGCTCGGCGTTCCGATGGGCTGCCTCGCCCTGCTGATGATCCAACATCTCACAGGCGGCGGCTGGGCCGTCTCGACGCGGCGCACGCTCGAGGCGGCCGCGCGGACCATCCCCTTCATGGCGTTGCTCTTCGTGCCGATCGCGTTCGGGCTATCGCACCTCTATGAATGGACGCACGCCGAGCTCGTGGCGACCGACAGGGTCCTGCAGTGGAAGGCGCCGTATTTGAACGCACCGTTCTTTCTCGTTCGCGCGGCGATCTATTTCGCCGTGTGGACCGCCATCGCGCTGCTGCTGAGCAAATGGTCGCGCGAGCAGGATACGACCGGCCGCGACGACGTGCGGCTGCGCATGGTGAGTGGGCCCGGTATCCTCGTCTTTGGGCTAACGATCACCTTGGCCTCGGTCGATTGGGTGATGTCGCTCGATCCTCATTGGTACTCGACGATCTTCGGGCTCCTCTTCATGGTGAGCGAAGGCCTGTCCGCGCTGGCCTTCGTCATCCTCATGACGTTCTTCTTGAGCCGTACGCCCGAGATGAGCCGTGTGCTCACGCCGAAGAAGTTCCACGATCTCGGCAAGCTGCTGCTTGCCTTCGTGATGCTCTACGCGTATCTGGGCTTCTCCCAATTCCTGCTGATCTGGTCGGCGAACCTGCCGGAAGAAGTCGGCTACTATCTCATTCGGGCGCGCGAGCGTTGGCAGTGGCTCAGCCTGCTCGTGATTGTCGGGCACTTCGCCTTCCCGTTCTGTCTGCTGCTGCTGCGCGATCTCAAGCGTCACGCGAGCCGCCTCGCTCTGCTGGCCATCATCATCCTCGCGATGCGCTTCCTCGAGACCTTTTGGCTCGTGGTCCCCAACTTTGGTGATCCGGCCACGTTGCATTGGCTGGATGTCACGACCGCCGTCGGTATCGTGGGCTTGTGGCTCGGGGCATTCTGCTGGAACCTGAAGGGACGCGCGCTCTTGCCGGTCGGCGATCCGTACCTGGAGGAGGCTTTGGCCGATGGCCACCACTGATCCACACGAGACGGAGATCGTCCCGCACCCTGACCGAAGGTCTTCGCATGGCACCACCTCGGAAGGCCCGAGCCATGGCTCGAGCTCAGGGGTGCCGGCCGACGGCGGTCACGAGCGGTCGGATGTCGACGTTTCGCGCTCGCACTGGGTGGTGATTGGCTCGGCCGTGTTCCTCGCGGTCGTCATGGCCGCCATGTGGCTGATGTTTCGATGGATGGAAGGCCGGCTCGCGTCGGCAGATCAACCGTTGCCGATCGTGACCGAGCGCCAGGCGGGCCAAGATCGGCAGCCGCCCGAGCCGCGCCTGCTGGTCGACGAGCCGGCAGACCTGGCAGGCGTTCGAGAAGATGAAGCCGCGGTGCTCAACAGCTATGGCGTGGTCGATCGAGCTCAGGGCTCGTGGCGTGTGCCGATTGACCGTGCGATGACGTTGCTCGTCGAGCGCGGCGTGCCGACGTCACCGCGGGCAGCCTCCGCACCGCCGTCGAACGGAGCCGCCGGGAGCCCCGCCCCGGCGATTGCGAGGACGAAAGGCGCAGCCGAACAGTAGGGTGTGATGTTAGTGCAAGCGAAACGCGGCGTCGGCGCGACCTTCAGGTGGGGCGCGCAGGCAGTCATTTTGGTGTTGGCCGTGTGCAGTGTGCATTCCGAGGCGTTTGCACAGCCAGGGGGCCACGACTTCAAGGCGCCGCGGGAGCCGGCGAGCCAGCGTCCGCGTGCGCTCGAGGGTGTCGCGATAGAGCAGAAGCTCGATGCGCAGCTGCCGCTCGACCTTTCGTTCGTCGATGAGCAGGGTCGCACCGTCCGTTTGGGACAGTACTTCAGGGGACGGCCTGTGATTCTTGCCCCGGTTTACTACGAGTGCCCAATGCTGTGCACGCAAGTGCTCAACGGCTTGACGAGCGCCTTGAAGTCGTCTGGCTTCTCCTACGAGGTCGGGCGCGACTTCGACGTCCTGGCCGTGAGCTTCAACCCGAGAGAGGGACCGAAGCTGGCCGCGCTCAAGAAGCTGGCCTATGTGGACCGGTACGGCCGGCCGGACTCGGCGGGCGGTTGGCACTTTCTGACGGGCGAGCAGGCGGCGATCACGGCGCTGACCGATGCCGTCGGCTTCTCGTACAAGTGGGACGAACAGGCGGAGCAGTACTCACACCTGGCCACTACCATCGTGCTGACACCCACGGGGCGTGTGTCGCGGTACTTCTACGGGATCCAGCCGGCGCCTCGTGACGTGCGCCTCGGCTTGGTGGAGGCTTCGCAGCACCTGATCGGCACGTTGGCCGATCAGGTGCTGCTCTACTGCTTCCACTACGACCCGACGACGGGACGCTACGGCTGGGTGGCCATCAACTTGCTTCGGGCCGGCGGCGTGCTGCTTCTGGTCACCGGTGTGCTCTTCTGGGGTGTGATGTGGCGCCGCGAGCGACGCGGCGTGTATGCGCGGATTGAGAGATGACGTTTCCGTTCATGCCGGAACAAGCGTCCACGATGGCGGCGAGCGTGGACAACCTGTTCTTCTTCCTGCTCGCTGTCTCGGCGTTCTTCGCGGTCTTGATCGCCGTGCTGGTGGTCGTGTTCGCCGTGAAGTACCGGCGCGTCCACGAGGCGTCGGTCGGAGCGCCGATTCACGGCGGCCTCGTGCTCGAGCTGACCTGGACGATCATCCCGCTGGGCATTGCCATGGTGATGTTCGTCTGGGGGGCGAGCGTGTACTTCGACTTGGCGCGGGTCCCCCAGAACGCCGTCGAGATCTACATCACCGGCAAGCGGTGGATGTGGAAAGCGCAGCACCTGACCGGCCAGAAGGAGATCAACGCCCTGCACGTGCCCGTGGGGCAACCCGTGAAGCTGATCATCCAGTCCGAGGATGTCATCCACAGCTTCTTCATCCCCGCATTCCGCGCCAAAATGGATGCGGTGCCCGGCCGGATCACGACGATGTGGTTCGAGGCAACCAAGCCGGGCCGCTACCACTTGTTCTGCGCGGAGTACTGCGGCACCAACCACTCCGGGATGACGGGATATGTCGAAGTGATGGAGCCGAGCGCCTTCCAGACGTGGCTGGGTGGCGGCGCGCAAGAGGGCTCTCTGGCCGAGGCGGGGGAGCAGTTGTTCAACAAGCTGGGATGCGCCACGTGCCACAGCGGTGACTCGCAAGCGCGCGGCCCCAATCTGGAGGGGGTCTTCGGCACGACGGTGACCCTGGCCAACGGGCAGCAAGTACTGTTCGACGAGGAGTACGCGCGTGAGTCGATCCTCAACCCCCAAGCGAAGATGGTCGAGGGCTACCTACCGCTCATGCCGACCTTCCAGGGGCTGGTCAACGAGGAGGGTCTCGCGCAGTTGATCGAGTACGTGAAGTCGCTGTCGCAGGGCGGCGCGACACCCACACCCACACCTGCCGCGGTTCCGGGGAGCACCCCGAAGCCGCAGCCGTCGGACCCGTGAAGACGAGGACACGGTCATGCACGATGTACGCAGCACTGATCCTGAAGGCGAGGCGTTCCAGACCGAGGTCCAGCCGCGGGTTCACTATCTGAACGCGACGCACGGCATTGCGGCGTGGCTCCTCACGAAGGACCACAAGCGTATCGGCCTGCTCTATCTGTTTGCGATCTCGGTCTTCTTCCTGATCGGCGGGGTGTTCGCGATGTTGGTGCGGCTCGAGCTGCTGACGCCAGAGGGGGATCTGCTCAGCTCGGAGGCCTACAACACGGCGTTCTCGATGCACGGCATCATCATGGTGTTCTTCTTCCTGGTGCCGTCGATTCCCGCCGTGTTCGGCAACTTCTTCCTGCCGATCATGATCGGCGCGAAGGATGTCGCCTTCCCGAAGCTCAACCTGATGAGCTGGTACATCGCGATGATTGCCGGCTTCATGATCCTCACGACGCTGCTGATGGGCGGCGTCGACACCGGTTGGACCTTTTACCCGCC carries:
- a CDS encoding DUF3341 domain-containing protein, whose protein sequence is MSEDATRAAETGASLYGLIAEFETVDKLLAAARRVHTEGFRKIDAYTPAPVHGLAEAMGYNDRRLSPLTLAGGVAGMLAGFMLCYWTSVIDYPINTGGRPLNSWPAFIVPTFETTILFAALSCFVGLIVLCGFPQPYHPVFNVPAVRERATSSGMFLAIEAEDPRFDRTATRQLLETAGAKDVYEVEA
- a CDS encoding SCO family protein, which gives rise to MQAKRGVGATFRWGAQAVILVLAVCSVHSEAFAQPGGHDFKAPREPASQRPRALEGVAIEQKLDAQLPLDLSFVDEQGRTVRLGQYFRGRPVILAPVYYECPMLCTQVLNGLTSALKSSGFSYEVGRDFDVLAVSFNPREGPKLAALKKLAYVDRYGRPDSAGGWHFLTGEQAAITALTDAVGFSYKWDEQAEQYSHLATTIVLTPTGRVSRYFYGIQPAPRDVRLGLVEASQHLIGTLADQVLLYCFHYDPTTGRYGWVAINLLRAGGVLLLVTGVLFWGVMWRRERRGVYARIER
- a CDS encoding c-type cytochrome, whose product is MRRRLLMGAVLVAVVVGGVACRQDMHDTPRFEPLEESDFFSDKRSARPLPEGTVARGELRADEAFYTGKVNNQPVAELPMPLTRDLVERGRERFDIYCSPCHGHTGEGQGMVVRRGFKEAASFHDPRLRGMPVGYFVDVMTNGFGQMPDYRTQVTPRDRWAIAAYIRALQLSRSATADDVPAEERQKLETGQAPDASSSSHQAEEEPTSHE
- the coxB gene encoding cytochrome c oxidase subunit II, which encodes MTFPFMPEQASTMAASVDNLFFFLLAVSAFFAVLIAVLVVVFAVKYRRVHEASVGAPIHGGLVLELTWTIIPLGIAMVMFVWGASVYFDLARVPQNAVEIYITGKRWMWKAQHLTGQKEINALHVPVGQPVKLIIQSEDVIHSFFIPAFRAKMDAVPGRITTMWFEATKPGRYHLFCAEYCGTNHSGMTGYVEVMEPSAFQTWLGGGAQEGSLAEAGEQLFNKLGCATCHSGDSQARGPNLEGVFGTTVTLANGQQVLFDEEYARESILNPQAKMVEGYLPLMPTFQGLVNEEGLAQLIEYVKSLSQGGATPTPTPAAVPGSTPKPQPSDP